A window of Castanea sativa cultivar Marrone di Chiusa Pesio chromosome 1, ASM4071231v1 contains these coding sequences:
- the LOC142640515 gene encoding protein ELF4-LIKE 4-like yields the protein MEGDTYSGLGNGTQIDGKILQTFQKNFVQVQKILDQNRLLINEINQNHESKIPDNLSRNVGLIRELNNNIRRVVDLYADLSTSFTKSMDASSEGDSSGALKSDGKAGHKRNRPA from the coding sequence ATGGAGGGTGACACATATTCAGGACTTGGTAATGGCACCCAGATTGATGGCAAGATCTTGCAGACATTTCAGAAGAACTTTGTTCAAGTCCAGAAAATCTTGGATCAGAATAGGCTGCTCATCAATGAGATAAACCAGAACCATGAATCCAAGATCCCTGACAACCTCAGCAGGAATGTGGGTCTGATCAGAGAGCTCAACAACAATATTAGGAGGGTGGTTGACCTCTATGCAGATCTTTCCACTTCCTTCACCAAATCCATGGATGCTTCTTCTGAGGGGGACTCTAGTGGGGCTTTGAAATCAGATGGCAAAGCTGGCCACAAGCGAAATAGGCCTGCATAG